DNA from Musa acuminata AAA Group cultivar baxijiao chromosome BXJ1-5, Cavendish_Baxijiao_AAA, whole genome shotgun sequence:
tAAATGAAAACCTTAGCTCCAACTCATCTTGGATTAATTCTTTACACTTAAGATTAAATTATTCTAAAATAAGTGTTTACGCTCATCCAAcggtaatttttaatttttaaattttcttgatttcaaGTATTTTGTAGAGTTTTCCCTTTGCTAATGGTGTTAATCACATTTGAACTATAAATTTGTTAATTTAGTTTTTTTAATTCTGACCTATCTATCTTGTTTTAACTATAACATTTTGTATAGAATTCTCaaaacttatttttttataaactagacttttatatatttttcagtGTATTACTTGAAGGATTTAGAATGTAAATATCTACTAAAATATTTGTTTCATTTAATGATTTGGATTCTACAAACTAAAGATAATAGTTTTTAATATATCTATATTAAATTGTTTGTAACTCTCTATAgctaatttttaatttatataaaacttgcttcatctaaaaataaacttatatatcttttaaataatatttttttgagtaaattggagtatAGTTGATCATCCAAATAACTCGTTAATATGCCTTATAGATTCAACCAGAAcaattttattttcaaatttacCTATTTTTGTTTCTATCTTTTTGAATTTGATTTTAGTTATAATTCTACCTTCAATTGAATCTTATGTGGCTGTTTTAAATCTGATATATCGTGTTATTGGTTTTGAATGAGTTATataaaagttcatgtttgtctctTTATATTTGCACATGTATACGTTTGTTGCACACAATACCATTTTATACTTCGATATTTATTGGATAATATGAACCTTTGTCGAAAATGAGAAAAGGAGTTAATGTGTAGAACTTGTAATGCTCTTATCGGCCTCTTCATCTAGACGTAGGTGGATTAAGCTACCAAACGTGATAGGCTAATATTAATGATCAtccaaaaatggatgaatcatgtTATACTATTATCTTGCTTCATCATCAATGTTCTTTTGATATGTTATCCAAAGTACTTATTTATGTGTTTTTATATGCTCTTTGGAAATGAACGAAATATCAAATATGACACTTGAGCTTATGTTTTATACTTATTTcttgatatgctcctaaatgtTATTTACTTGATTGATATGCTTCTAAATTCTCTTTCCTTTATTTAAGAGTAAAATACTCTTTACTGTATTAATGTACTCCTAAATATTCTTTACTTCATTAATATGCTCCTAAATATTCTTTACTTTATTGATATACTCCTAAATATTCTTTACTCCATTGATATAATCTTAAATGCTATTTACTGAACGAATCAAAGGAAATATCAAATGTGAGTTCTCTTGAGCTAATGACTTGTATTTTAATATTGATGAGTTAATATGTTGCTCTTTGCTCCACGAAATGTTATTTACATTTCTTATATCTAATGAAATGataattattattcttttatctaataaaatgatatttataaTTCTTGTATCTAATAAAATGACATCTATGATTCTTATATCCATACCTTGCATTTTAATATTAAGGCCATATGAGCAATCATCTTTTCGTCGtaaatatgttagtcacttgctaagctttgTAGCTCACCctgttattatataaaattttcaggtttGTTTATCACTAACTGTATTGTTAGGATTGGGTTGAGAGGATGAATGCTAGAAGATTTTGAACAAGTCTTTGATAATTTAATATGATGTTGTTGTATAAAGTACCTTTTGCTTATAATGAAATATTGTTAACAAATATAAATTAATGTATCTTGTAAAGGTTAAAAGACCTCTCATgtttgaaattttaaaatattaaattaaagttttatgataatataaattcatggtaaataattagttTTATGATTATATTAATTCTTATGGGTTTATACTTTGCTATATGTTCTTATGATCAATTGAGTGTGATTATGAAAACCCTAGAGactatgtcaataatagtttaaaaaataaaaaaaatggtgAAGCAAGTACGTCAAATCATAATAACGGATTAGGAATAGAATGGTTTAGTCTTCTCTATTTTATGAGTGAACATAATTCAATAGTGAGACAGAATAATGGACGACAATGTAAACAAAAAAACTATTTGATATCTAAAATTATCataatgatcaaaatatttcttttgtcaTCTTTATGTTTAAGGGAGAGGTTGAGCGagaataattaagaaaatttttaaaGTCAGATAAGAGCCTATTAACATATTCTTAGAAAAGTTTAATAATAAGTGCTTTTTATATTATGTCAAAGAGTATAAAGAATTGAAGTTATTAAATcttatctaaaaaaaaattgatagtaaCAAAATATAAAGTTAAATTCATTGTACTTACTGGATTTACTactcatatgattgatgatggatTTAAAAAAGTAAAAAGATTTGAAAAATAATTAAGGTTAACAATAAAAAATTAGATATCAATTTTAAAGCTCTAAGtatatattgatatggccgatagATCTATGATAATCAAGAGAGATATTAAGGAGATTCAAGATACTAGGAACAAGAATTAGAATTTGATAATAAGAGGATTAAGACATCTATATTTAATAAAAAGTCATaataaaagactcaatcatgtataaaatatgggttaaattatgaaacatgtCAATGTTTTTGGGTAATTGGAGCTAAGTAGTTAGATTACTCTTTGATAAAAATTAACCCACGCTAGAGTATATGTTATTACCGAATAAGATTCTAAAGCTTATAAGTCAATAGCCGAAGTTATTattcatatttttaataaaaatataaaagtttTGTTTGACTTTGTTCTAATATATCTTATTTGACTTATGAACATAAACTTCTTACTTAATTCTCTTATGGATTCAAAGTTTTGATATTATAGCATGAATTGATTATCTTTGTATCATAGTGATGACGATATCAATTAATCTCATaaacttaaaattttaaattataaataaaaatctaatataTGTAATCAGACTTTTTTAATTACTAAAGATATGAGACTATCCTCTCAAGATATTTATCTTCATCTCACACACATACCCCACTTATTCATATTTATTCATAATGTTACAACTCATCTTCGTTCAGTCAAATCATAATatagaattttaaaatataactattttttttttaaggagttACGATAACTATTAAAATTAAATAGAGAGTGAATCTACGTGAATGATAATGTGGGATTGTAATATGTCAAAATATTGATTGGTTAACAAGCTAACAAGATGTCTGATGCGCTCATTTGATACAATTTTGACTTGTTCTGTCAATATTGACTTCATTCACAAAAAAACACATATCTTAGGTAGGACCAGTTTTAAGGAAAAACAGCCTTGCTTCCGATTATGTTATGTGCTTACCAGAACTcataacatatatgtatatttactaTATAAAAGAATATTTCATTGACATTAGTTTaatctaaataaaaaaatcaatctaaaattatatatatatatatatatatatatatatatatatatatatatatatatatatatatatatatatatcgatgaggatagtaattatgataagactcggctgacgtcaaccGACGCCTCACGTCTCGATCGGCGCGACTGCACTCAGTCAACCGAACCGGAACACcggtcgaggcgcattaacgcctactcaggcgtagttcttcacgccacgccagcgcacatgtcagacgctatcagcctgcctcctacaggcgggcacatcaaacagcaGAAGGCttctctataaataccctctcgttcatcagagaaGGGAGGGAGAGACAAaacacacaaaaacacttcttcatctaaaaccccctccacatctattaacttgatcgtcggaggggtcgggccgagcgcctcggtccgacctttgtgcaagtgcgaagccgaaggtctcaTCCGGACGCGCAGGCGATGAGTTCCTGCCTGGAGGAGACGactacaccgtcccgatcggacaccgctcccgaccgcctcagcgggctcgaggaacgccctaGGGAGGTCCCCATCGtctggacccgaaccgagccgcgtcggccccggggccacggctcaaagttgtttcccacaatatatataattaagGTTTTTTAAAGATAAATGACGATCGTAAGATTCAATTAAAAACTTtatattgtttatttttttgattcattataaaaaataaatatataattaaaagtaTTAAGGAAAATAATCATTGATGTTCTAATCGATCCAACAGGTCGAATGCTAAATTCCTAAAATGTTAGGATTTCTGATCCGTTCAAAGTCCAAATAAATAACCTGAGATGAATATGgatatgagattaaaaaaaattcacagattatttttataaaatattttattttataaaatattctataaataggTACCTTCTAACCGCTTAACTGACAATATTCGCCGACTTTGAGTCGTAATGGTAATTGCCACGTAATCTTATTATAAGTAACATTAGGGACTCGAGCGGAAGAAACGTATCCGAGGCGACAGGGTAGCCGTGAGCATTATAAAttgagagagggagagaaggcGCCAAGATTGTTGGTACCGCTTACCCCGTTTTCCGTTACGCTCTTCGTGCGCTCGTTTTGTCGCTAGGAAGACGACGGGAACTGAGCATCCCGGGAACGTAAGATCGCCATGGCGACGGCGAGCGTGTGCCCGGCGCCGATGACGGCGACGTCGAACGGGTCGTGGGACGGGGATAACCCGCTGCACCACTCGCTGCCGCTCATCATCCTCCAGATCTGCCTCGTCCTCGTCGTCACCCGCTCCCTCGCATTCCTCCTCCGGCCGCTTCGCCAGCCCCGCGTCATCGCCGAGATCATCGTAAGCCCCGTCGATCCCccactcttcctcctcctcctcctctctttctcgtTTAACATGCAGATTTGATTTGTCTTTACTCGTTCTACTCCTCCCGTCCTCCCCTACTCCCCCGGTTGCGGTGCTGGGTTTCCTGATTCCAAACCCTAAATCCAGTATCGGAGTAGATTCCGTGGGGAACGAACCTCCGGTCCACGAGCATGTGAGGTTGGGAATGGGATTTTGAACTGGAAACAGGGGTGGGGCATTTCGTAGGAAGCTTCATCTCGAATTCCACCGATTTGAGATAGAAAGAAAGAATTGCAACCAATACATTCGCACTCGGTAAAAGCTCGTTTTTTTCATCCTCAGGAGCAGAGAGAAGGTTCGTGCTCTTGATCATCCTCCAGATCATGGAATCGGAGTTTGGTCTTACCATTGACTTAGACGTCTAATTTGGTTGACCCATTCGTTGACTTTGACATTCGAGGACACGATTTCGATTTGGATATTTAGAGAGCAGAACAAAAAAGACCAGTAGATAGTAAGACATAGTGAGCAGCGTAAATACATCAACCAAATTCAAATACATAGTGCGAATGGTAGGAAAAAAACACGTCTTTTATATCTGTACCCATTTTTCCTGTTCTATATGGTTCATAGTGACGGTAGTACTACGGATGCATGACGGTCATCGACGCCGCCACTTTAGAATGTGGTTGATTTCCACCAGTGTTAGCGCTCTGTTCGTGTGATGGTACTAACTCTTGAATCGTGTTGCAGGGGGGTATACTTCTGGGACCATCAGCGCTTGGCCGCAGCAAGAGGTTCATGGACAATGTGTTTCCCAAGCAGGGCATGACGGTGCTCGACACTCTGGCCAACATCGgcctccttttcttcctcttcctggtCGGCCTCGAGCTCGACCTTCGATCCATCCGTCGCACCGGCAAAGGGGCCCTGGCTATCGCCATCGCAGGCATCACCCTCCCCTTCGTCCTCGGCATCGGCACCTCCGTCGTCCTCCGACACACCATCGTCGAGGGCGCCCACCAGGGCCCCTTCCTCGTCTTCATGGGCGTCGCTCTCTCCATCACTGCCTTCCCCGTCCTCGCCCGCATCCTCGCTGAGCTTAAGCTCCTCACCACCGACGTCGGCCGCATGGCCATGTCCGCCGCTGCCGTCAATGACGTGGCCGCCTGGATCCTCCTTGCCCTCGCCATCGCCCTCTCTGGTTCCGGCTCGCCGCTCATATCCGTCTGGGTCCTTCTCGCCGGCATCGGCTTTGTCGCCTGCGTCGCCATCTTCCTTCGCCCCGTACTTGCCTGGATGGCCCGCCGCTCGCAGGAGGGTGAGCCCGTTAAGGAGTCCTACGTTTGTGCTACGCTCGCTATTGTGCTTGCCGCCGGCTTCGCCACCGACGCCATCGGCATCCACGCCCTGTTCGGCGCCTTCATGGTGGGTGTCATCGTGCCGAAGGACGGGCCCTTCGCGGGGGTGATCATCGAGAAAGTGGAGGACCTTGTTTCCGGCCTCTTTCTCCCGCTCTACTTCGTCTCCAGCGGTCTCAAGACCAACGTCGCCACGATCCGCGGCGCCCGCTCCTGGGGCCTCCTCGTCCTCGTCATCACCAACGCCTGCCTTGGAAAGATTGCCGGCACAGTCATCGCGTCCCTCATCGCCAAGATCCCCATTCGCGAGGCCCTCACTCTTGGCTTCCTCATGAACACCAAGGGACTCGTCGAGCTCATCGTCCTCAACATCGGGAAGGACCGCAAGGTTTGGTTCACAGTATACCGTCTCTTTTCGCTTCCTTCGTCCCTCGCTATGCATCTTAGCCACCTCATCTTTGACACATATATCATACCGCCAGGTACTCAACGACGAGACGTTCGCCATCATGGTGCTGATGGCACTGTTCACCACCTTCATCACCACCCCCATCGTCATGGGAATCTACAAACCGGCCCGCAGGGCGGCACCCTACAACCACCGGACGGTCGAGAGTTCCGACATGGGCAGCGAACTCCGCGTCCTGGCCTGCTTCCACGGCGTCCGCAACATCCCCACCATGATCAACTTGGTGGAGATCTCCCGCGGCATCCGCCATCGACGCCTCACCCTGTACGCCATGCACCTCATGGAGCTCTCGGAGCGCTCATCCGCCATGTCGATGGTACACAAGGCACGCCGCAACGGCCTCCCCTTCTGGAACAGGCGAGACAATACCGACCACATGGTGGTCGCTTTCGAGGCGTACCGGCAGCTCAGTGCCGTCGCTATCCGCCCCATGACGGCAATCTCCGACCTGGACACCATCCACGAGGATATCGTCGCAAGTGCCTTGCAGAAGCGCACCGCCCTCATTCTTCTCCCCTTCCATAAGATGCAGCAGCTGGACGGCACCCTCGAGTCCGTCGGCCACGCCTATCATCTCATCAACCAGCGCGTGCTCCGCCACGCCCCTTGCTCCGTAGCCATCCTCGTCGACCGCGGTTTTGGTGGCGCCGCTCAGGTGTCCTCCAGCGAGGTCTCCTACACCGTCGTGGTCCTCTTCTTCGGCGGCCCCGACGACCGCGAGGCCCTCTCTTATGGTGTGCTCATGGCGGAGCATCCGGGCATCGCACTAACCGTCCTCCGCTTCCTCCCGGCCCCTGTTGAGAACCTGGATCAAAGCGTCGAAGACGAGGCGTGTATTTTCAAATTCACGTCTAACTCGCAGCCGTCGGATGGCTCCCTCGCGTACGAGGAGTCGGCGGCCGCAGACATGGCTGGAATCATCGCAGCCATCAAGAATCTGGGACGGCACAATCTCTTCCTAGTGGGTCGGTCCCCGCCGGCGGTTGCCCTGGTCGAGAAGAGCGACTGCCCGGAGCTGGGCCCGGTGGGAAGCTACCTGGCCTCCGCGGAGTTCTCGACCGCATCGTCGGTGTTAATAATACAGCGTTACGATCCAAGAGGGGAAACGTCCAGGCTAGTGGAAGAGTGTTAAagaagtaaaaatatattttgaaagattttaaattaatatttttatttttttaaataagattagatatAGTTATATATATTAGAAACTTTTGTATTTCAGGTGACATATATACGTGTAGTAGATCAATCCGAACATCAAGTATTTAAGTTTATAGGATTAAGGTTTAAGAATAGTTTAAGATTGAAAAgttcaataaaatttatattttttaccttttttttctttcattcagTTCGATCTTAGACTTTTTATATAATTTGATTTTGGGTTAATAGTATTTTATTATTACTGTTTAAGAAAGAGTTGTACTTGCATTTGACCTTTTTTTTTCATCACACGATATCAAAGCCACAAGGGTAATCGAGGACGTGTGCTATCAAATTAACAAACAAACTATTATATATAAtagatttaatttatttaattagatctatttatgtttcaataattatgtgtgaatttatatgatttaattagttttaaatttaagattatgaatttaaattttttaattcataAATTTGATTTGCCATTAGGTCGATCTAGTCTATGTGGCTATGTATCACCTAACCCATATAACAAGGTACGACTCAATTGATATGGTCAATCATAACCTTGCTCATGTGGCCATTTACAATCTAGTCCATATGGTTAGGTAAGAATAAGCCTATGACTCAACTCCTGTAGTAAGGTATGATCCTTGCGACCCAATTCATATGGTCAAACACAACCCTAGCTCATGTATCGAGGTATGACCTAATCCGTGAGCCAAGCATGATCTAGTTCAATGATAAAGCTAAGCCTAACTTATGAGTGAAGCTTAGCTCAATCTACGAAGTTAGGTTCGTCCAACTATATGATTGGTGCTAGACATATCGTCACTCTTCTATCCAGCTGGTTGTACCTCAGTCCAATGTATTACTTATTACAAGCATGTGTGACGCATGTGATCTCTCCAAGACTCAAGGTGaacattatttaatataatttaatttttttctttctttattagtttaaacttgttaattgactaaatcaataGCTTTAATTAGTTCAAGCCAGTTTAAGGTGATTCCAGACAAACTTGACTAGTTAAAACCTGCTTGACATAatcaaaatcaatcaaatctaattagACTAGTTTAATGTGATTCCAGATCGATTGTATAAGGATTTGAGATTGGTTCTGTTATATCTTAATTGAATTAAAATTGGTTCAACTCAATTGGACAATTCCGATTAAGGTTATGGTTGATTAAGGACTATTAAGATATTGAAGTCTAATGTccttatgatttattttaattaaagatattaattaaaaatattatttattatttatttttttaaaatttatgatattgatatgattattatcacGTAGTATATGTGACTATGTTAGTGGTTCACATTGGAAGTATAGCCTATGAAAGGAGCTATGAGCCTATTATAGTGCGAAGCTACCAACATATATAGTATAGCATATTATACATTAAGCATGGCTCCTCATAACATTTTATTATACTATTTTTTTGATGTATACGTGAATGAatggatgaatataaataaaTGATCATGGTTGTTTATGTATCCATACCGAGGGTAGATGATAATTCCCTTTGGAGATTAACAAATAGTTTCTCCATCGGGAGGAATATGTCCCTACTGGGAATTGAGGGATGTCACTTTATCCACCATTGGAAGTGTGATAT
Protein-coding regions in this window:
- the LOC135674034 gene encoding cation/H(+) antiporter 19-like — translated: MATASVCPAPMTATSNGSWDGDNPLHHSLPLIILQICLVLVVTRSLAFLLRPLRQPRVIAEIIGGILLGPSALGRSKRFMDNVFPKQGMTVLDTLANIGLLFFLFLVGLELDLRSIRRTGKGALAIAIAGITLPFVLGIGTSVVLRHTIVEGAHQGPFLVFMGVALSITAFPVLARILAELKLLTTDVGRMAMSAAAVNDVAAWILLALAIALSGSGSPLISVWVLLAGIGFVACVAIFLRPVLAWMARRSQEGEPVKESYVCATLAIVLAAGFATDAIGIHALFGAFMVGVIVPKDGPFAGVIIEKVEDLVSGLFLPLYFVSSGLKTNVATIRGARSWGLLVLVITNACLGKIAGTVIASLIAKIPIREALTLGFLMNTKGLVELIVLNIGKDRKVLNDETFAIMVLMALFTTFITTPIVMGIYKPARRAAPYNHRTVESSDMGSELRVLACFHGVRNIPTMINLVEISRGIRHRRLTLYAMHLMELSERSSAMSMVHKARRNGLPFWNRRDNTDHMVVAFEAYRQLSAVAIRPMTAISDLDTIHEDIVASALQKRTALILLPFHKMQQLDGTLESVGHAYHLINQRVLRHAPCSVAILVDRGFGGAAQVSSSEVSYTVVVLFFGGPDDREALSYGVLMAEHPGIALTVLRFLPAPVENLDQSVEDEACIFKFTSNSQPSDGSLAYEESAAADMAGIIAAIKNLGRHNLFLVGRSPPAVALVEKSDCPELGPVGSYLASAEFSTASSVLIIQRYDPRGETSRLVEEC